A stretch of Eubalaena glacialis isolate mEubGla1 chromosome 10, mEubGla1.1.hap2.+ XY, whole genome shotgun sequence DNA encodes these proteins:
- the HARBI1 gene encoding putative nuclease HARBI1: MAIPITVLDCDLLLYGRGHRTLDRFKLDDVTDEYLMSMYGFPRQFIYYLVELLGASLSRPTQRSRAISPETQILAALGFYTSGSFQTRMGDAIGISQASMSRCVANVTEALVERASQFIRFPADEASLQALKDEFYGLAGMPGVIGVVDCIHVAIKAPNAEDLSYVNRKGLHSLNCLMVCDIRGALMTVETNWPGSLQDYAVLQQSSLSSQFEAGMHKESWLLGDSSFFLRTWLMTPLHIPETPAEYRYNMAHSATHSVMEKTFRTLCSRFRCLDGSKGALQYSPEKSSHIILACCVLHNISLEHGMDVWSSPGTGPVEQPPEEESEHMESLDLEADRIRQELMLTHFS; the protein is encoded by the exons ATGGCTATACCAATAACAGTACTTGACTGTGATCTCTTGCTATATGGCCGAGGTCACCGGACATTGGACCGCTTTAAGCTGGATGATGTGACAGATGAATACTTGATGTCCATGTATGGGTTTCCTCGACAGTTCATTTATTACTTGGTGGAGCTCTTGGGGGCGAGTCTTTCTAGACCTACTCAGAGATCCAGGGCTATTAGCCCAGAGACACAGATCCTTGCAGCACTGGGCTTCTATACCTCAGGTTCTTTCCAGACTCGGATGGGAGATGCTATTGGAATCAGTCAGGCATCTATGAGTCGATGTGTTGCCAATGTCACCGAAGCGCTTGTGGAAAGAGCTTCACAGTTCATCCGCTTTCCAGCTGATGAAGCCTCCTTGCAGGCTCTGAAGGATGAATTCTATGGGTTGGCAGGGATGCCAGGGGTCATAGGGGTGGTTGACTGTATCCATGTGGCAATCAAGGCACCAAATGCTGAAGACCTTTCCTATGTGAACCGCAAAGGTCTTCATTCTTTAAACTGCCTCATGGTGTGTGACATCAGAGGGGCACTGATGACTGTGGAGACAAACTGGCCGGGGAGCCTCCAGGACTATGCTGTGCTACAGCAGTCTTCTCTCAGCAGTCAGTTTGAAGCTGGGATGCACAAAGAGAGCTGGCTGCTTG GTGACAGTTCCTTCTTTCTCCGCACCTGGCTTATGACCCCACTTCACATTCCTGAAACTCCAGCCGAATATCGCTATAATATGGCCCATTCTGCAACTCACAGTGTGATGGAGAAGACTTTCCGAACCCTCTGCTCCCGATTCCGCTGCCTGGATGGATCCAAGGGGGCACTGCAGTACTCACCGGAGAAGTCCAGCCACATCATCTTGGCCTGCTGTGTCCTCCACAACATCTCCCTGGAACATGGGATGGATGTCTGGTCCTCTCCAGGGACAGGACCCGTGGAACAGCCTCCTGAGGAAGAGTCCGAGCACATGGAGTCCTTGGACCTGGAGGCTGACCGTATCCGTCAGGAGTTGATGCTCACTCACTTCAGCTAA